A window of Castanea sativa cultivar Marrone di Chiusa Pesio chromosome 8, ASM4071231v1 genomic DNA:
AAATGCTTTTGAATCTTAAGATGCTTTCAGTTTATCGGTAGGCAGTTGAAATTCTTCGAAATGCATGTTTTTCTACACATGCTACACAATCAATACCATTGCTGGTTCTTGAGCATATTTCTTTTATGAATTTGGTTACTTAGTTAACAAGTTTCTACCTCCTAATTTAGCAGTTGCAAGCTTATAAATTCGCTTGTCAATTTCTATTGTGCCATGTTAATCAAGCCCTctgatacttttttttatttattttttgatacaaaataaaaattcaactcTAGCTTAATCTGAGTATGTCGGTGTATTGTGTCAAGCTCTCTGATACTTATTTTCTGATGTGTCAAACTTGCTGCAGATCATTTTATCACAAGAGAAGAGCATTCAGAGACTTAATGAACTTGTACGTAGTCTCCGAGAACAATTGCAGCAGTGCAGAGACAGTAATGAGACTTCAAATGACAATGCAAGCCCTTTGACTGAACATGTTATTGAGCTTGAGCGACAGCAGATTCTGGGAAACTAGGCTGGGAACATGCAAGTTCTTGTTGGTAATGCTCAAATTGTAAAAATTCACCCAGGTTTCAGTTTGGTGCAAGTTCCACATCTTCATATTCACGATGTTAAAGGTCCATTTGCCCTTCAATCTTCATTCGTATGAAGATGCCATATTAAGGGTCACTATGGATCACTATAATGGTTATTATCATAAATTGAAAATCATTAATAGCTGTACACCGTATTAAATGTAAAGTTATTAAAGCTACAATGCTATTGGAGCAAGCTATGAACGGATGCAAACAATACTGTAGAGACTGTACACCGTACTGCTGTCAGCAGAGTTTTCATTTGCAAATAATAACAAGCTGCAAATTCTGCGATCAATATTTTCTTGAGAACTGAAAACTTCAGTGTTCATGGCTATCAATTGTTGTCGGGAACAGAGCTATCTCGGGGCTGAGGAGGGCCCTGCCCCccaacctttgaaaaaaaatttcctagtatatattttagtataaaaaatatacttttggctctaaaattaatatatttggtCTCTCTCTTAAACAATTTACAAGCCtatgaaacaaaaatgaaaaagattatCAAATCATCCATTTTTTAGTTGTTCtaagaatatcaagaaaaacatTTAACTAAATATTTGGACAATTTACAAATTCGGACAACAAGGAAAATTTACAAATCTTCGGACACGGTCtaagttaacaaaaaaatataacaaatcaattataaatcttagcaaaacaaatcacaaaaatttaataacttCTACCCAATTTCTACCTCTTAGTTTGAGAGTTTTTTGTCCCTCTCAAGTAATTCCACCTCATAGTCACATAGACAACTCTTATGATGCTAATCACTCTATCCACACACCAATTAGTGTCACCAGCAACTTGAATCAGTTAGTGTTTTTAACTCAATtcatgaaaaaattttatttttttaaagatctaTTGCTCACTTGGATCAATTGgtgtcttttaaaaattttctttaattatgcattattagcattaatttattcttgattataatatctattattgatttaaaagaaaagaaaaaaatacaaaaaaataaaaaaattaatgctaataatgcATTGTTGTAAACTTTAGTATTAATatgttaactttttaaaattcttgaataAAGAACTTTGGCCCTCCTAAGTTTGAATCCTAGTTCCATCCTTGATTGTTGTGCGTGTAGCCTTTCTTTTATGGGTTAAGTTCAAATTACATCTGGTGTAactttaaacaacattatattatccaaaaaattttaagtggaagagattttttgataaattaccGTTTGGATtactttatttttgtatattttaatgctagcaaaattttaagacgatcaaagatcaataatcATGCTATCAATTAATTgtatgaattcaaatttttatagtttaaaatagtacataaaagatgagtttatggattgaatgataaataatatctaattggcatgaaaatagacATGTATGTTAAAAACTATAGAACATATTATCTAAcagtgagattttcaaaatatgaatctaataacaagttattaagTGGTCTAATATTACTTagagtgtaacttgaactcaaccctttatatatatatatatatatatatatatatatagtctttggctacaaacttggtccttagattatattttcttcttaaattcttcatatttacaaaatttttaggaaatcaaagatcaatagttatgttattaatcaattgtttaaattgcaagtttttgtactTTACAATTACACATAAagataagtttatggatcatatagtaaataacatttgattggcacaaaatttgacatgtatgttaaaagcgtaaaaaacatgcaatttaatagttagatttttaaattacataacaatattttatatataatttaatagttacaaaACATGGGAGTGactaggggtgtcaattcgggttagcgtgtcgggttcgtgtcgtgtcgaggtaggagtattcgactaaatggctcaaccctaacccgacccatttaataatcgtgtcatgatccttcaaccctaacccgatctgttaataaggcgggttgatctgacccaacccatttgacacaCTTAATAATCAAGTTGtgttgggttgacacaaatGTAACGCAAATCATTTCAACctacataatattaaatataacatccatctagaaataatattttttttacatcccaaaagcaGTGCATACatttcaagtcttcaacccacattcaaaataatatagttcaacaaaaatataacattcatctagaaataagttctttacactctaaaagaagtgcatacgcttcaacccaaattcaaaataacatagtttaacaaaaatgaaataacatagttcaacaaaaatattatatcctTAGAACTCGCCAAATGCTAAAtatcaatattgaaagaattggaACAAACAGTAGACTAATCTTGACTATGACTACGATTATCATATAGATTCTTTATTGATGTCCAAATTCATAACATCTTCCACAAGCTCATGCAGTTTCATTTAtgccaaaaatatatatgtaaggatttgtaaagtttcaattttcaattatatcccttataagtttttgtgattacttacttttctttttaaaaaatatatgttggataggtatttgaaaaatctaaataaaatgaatatttatttgtaatacgagttaaatgggttgtgttaagtAGGTTATTTCAGGTTGACATAAATAAATTAGcgtgtcaaacgtgtctattgcgGATTACGCAGGTTGACCTgcttatgacacgtttcttaTCGTGTCGATTTTGGGTCGACtcatttatgacccaaacccattaaggcccAACCCTAACCCGCAAAAACCCGTGTCGAGTTCGTGTCGTGTTCGCGGGTTgggtcgaacattgacacccctaagTGACATTAGAAATACTAGGATCTTCCCCTGTAACTTTGACTAACTGATAATCCGTCGTTCAAGGCCATTTCCCCCCAcctaccacaaaaaaaaaaaacctaaaatccaAGCCACTGCACAAAAACCCAATAAGAGGAAAGACAAAAGAAGTTCTCAAGAAATTAAAGTGACCAACTTACACCATGGCCCATAGGAGTAATGAGGTGGTGGGTTTATTGCTCTGGAGGatgacttaaatttttttttttttaatacaagatagaaattctagcctaatctaagtgtatatgtgtgtgaaactccttcctggagacttaaaccacggcccttgcccccccacaccccacaaacacttagacttgtggagtgaccaccgacGATTAACCACAAGCCATGAGTCACCCACGATTCATTTATAACCACGTCACTTTTTCGTACAAATATATCTTGGAAGGGAGTGGGTTTCAgttaattcaattaataaaatttctaatggttgaataagagatttgagattcaaacttacaccaaaaaccgattagtattttgatttgataataaagaactattatcAGAAGCAGAAGATATagataaaaactaatatatatatatatatatatatatatatatatatatatatatatatatatatatatatcgtagGGATGAAGGGCCAGATATGGATATTGGGCCATGGGCCGCGCCCGAGGACGTCAAATCTCCTGATGACAAATAAGTACTAGTGAAGATAGATAGATTATTGGGCTAGGGAAGAGGCCAGATCACAATGAACAAGTGACATTGTCCGAGGAGCGATACCTCTTCGGCCAATAGAGTGGAGGCCTAAAGTCCGACCACCTACCAAGTACTGGGCAGCAGACAACCATTTTTGGAAGGATAAGCATTAGAGAAAGATAAGTCAACAAAGAATTGAGAAATATCTGGAAAGAAAGCTGGTACCattgcattaaatgctctgcatCTAACcccctggccacattaatgtaGAAGTGATACCTGAATAGTAACTTTTAGCCTCACAGCTACTTACAAAGACTTTAGAaatgtgctgatgggacaaatatcaagGAAATTAGCAATCTGACCTACACGTGGAAGGCTGAGatgaaagaagggaaaaaaCTATAAAAGGGGGAtcagaaaaaggagaaaaaggaagaaCCACGGTGTAACCAAGAACTTTGAACATTGAGATAagtctaaaagaaatatataagacaCACCTTCCTCAAACCTAACCgaggagcatttttctttttcaaactgTTTGTCTTGTTTATCCTAACACTAACTAGCCTATTTTCTAACTCATTGAACGTTCAATATCAGgtccactctctaacaaattcattggtTTGGGTTTATTAGGCCATTGCCTAAGCCATTTGGGTTCACgtccttacatatatatatatatataaaatcattttattacctttatttttttttagttcgaattattttggtattttaagaaattatttcaattaatttagaAATTTGCAATATAATTTAGGCTTATTATGtgattgtaataatttattaaaaaaacaattaaataattaataaaagtcCAATTTATTTACAAAGCATAAAACATGTAAGCACACTAAAAGTCTAATATTTAAACTAACACCTCCTAATATTTCTAGCAAAGATGCCTAGTTCAAATATCTCTTTCCCTGTAactataatattaaaaaaaaaaaaaaaatgggaaggAAAAGGGATATGCAAGTGCACCCATTGACCTCAATTTAACCCGATCCATGTGTAAAGGGTTGGGGTGGTTTCTACATTTATTTTACGGTAGTTTAGGCTGAAAATTTTTCAACCCTACAagcttggatttgattgaaaaAATACTCCAACCTGAACTAATTGATACATTCCTTGCTTGTCGACTTAATTactgtaaaaatatttttttggcatttcTTATAATTATAATGGTGCAGGTTATTTGGGTGTCTGTTATAGTAGGCAAAATCGTTAATGCCTGTTAACAGTACTAgtcagcatataaatttatagGTTTGCGTCAGAAATCCATTAAATTCTCATGGTCGaacttttaaacaaaatatatattttttgtgtgtctTTTGGATATTTCAGGAAAAACAAGTCCATGTGAtgcatttaaagaaaataaaataaaaaacttttaattagTATATAAAATTACCATGAAATGATCTTAAATGGAATAATGAGACCAGAGTGAGTggataattatatattataataactTGAAGAGGAAAAATATAGAAAGATGATTGGGTGAAAGGGCAATGACTGAACTCAAAACTTTATACTTCgttttttcaattgaaaatagtataataattaataacaaacAACTTAGCAGCACATAATCATTTTTTAACTAATTAACaaaagtgtttttgtttgtttgttgggtAATTTAGTTTATATTCATTGAAATAAAACATAATACCTATGATAAACCCCAAAACCATAGAAGGGAAGAAACCAACATAGGAACCTTCTTGCTACAACAATCAAATTACAAATGTAACTGTAAAACCAAAACAAGCCAAATCAAGTAGTAAAGCAAAAATGCAATAACAAAAATGTTTTCAtattcactcaaaaaaaaaaaaaaaatggcactCAACGTTTTTAACTAATGTGTGAATGAGTTGTAACATTTCCTTGAAGCATACTTTTTGTGTTTTGGCTAAATATTGAAGcaaatataacatatataagATATAACATGTTTTGAGCTTTATGATTATATATACAATAACATTATTGACTtactaataaataatttttttaataaaatatctaGGAAGATTAGGATAGTTTAATTATATGCATAcatcaaca
This region includes:
- the LOC142607097 gene encoding uncharacterized protein LOC142607097 → MSRPMLLVFLLLVLIITSQFEWKQQLVIDLDSTPSISQKQHQISKREEVVKEKIILSQEKSIQRLNELVRSLREQLQQCRDSNETSNDNASPLTEHVIELERQQILGN